The genomic DNA GGATGCGTGATGAACGTGAAAGTGATGTATTTCGCCCGTTACCGCGAGTTGCTCGGTGTGGATGCCGAGCGCCTGGAAGGTGACTTCAAGGTGCTCGACGATGTGCGCCAGGCCCTGGTGGCCAAGGGTGGGCA from Pseudomonas putida includes the following:
- the moaD gene encoding molybdopterin converting factor subunit 1 — translated: MNVKVMYFARYRELLGVDAERLEGDFKVLDDVRQALVAKGGQYQVLAEQNLMCARNEELCRLDEPLEAGDEVAFFPPVTGG